From the Phyllopteryx taeniolatus isolate TA_2022b chromosome 16, UOR_Ptae_1.2, whole genome shotgun sequence genome, one window contains:
- the atp2a1 gene encoding sarcoplasmic/endoplasmic reticulum calcium ATPase 1 isoform X1: MENAHTKEPEEVLANFGVTEDKGLSPEQFKKNLDKYGYNELPAEEGKSIWELVVEQFEDLLVRILLLAACISFVLAWFEEGEETVTAFVEPFVILLILIANAVVGVWQERNAESAIEALKEYEPEMGKVYRADRKSVQRIKAREIVPGDVVEVSVGDKVPADIRIISIKSTTLRVDQSILTGESVSVIKHTDAVPDPRAVNQDKKNMLFSGTNIAAGKATGIAVATGVSTEIGKIRDQMAATEQEKTPLQQKLDEFGEQLSKVISLICVAVWIINIGHFNDPVHGGSWFRGAIYYFKIAVALAVAAIPEGLPAVITTCLALGTRRMAKKNAIVRSLPSVETLGCTSVICSDKTGTLTTNQMCVTKMFIIDKVDDDNVTLGQFDISGSKYTPEGEVTRRGMSVKCGQYDGLVELATICALCNDSSLDYNESKGIYEKVGEATETALSCLVEKMNVFNTEVRSLSKVERANACCSVIKQLMKKEFTLEFSRDRKSMSVYCSPAKSGKAPVGNKMFVKGAPEGVIERCSYVRVGTTRLPLTGPVKEHIMAVIKEWGTGRDTLRCLALATCDSPLRKEEMNLEDSTRFAEYETNLTFVGCVGMLDPPRKEVMSSIELCRAAGIRVIMITGDNKGTAVAICRRIGIFSEDEDVTSKAFTGREFDDLSSYDQKNAVRKACCFARVEPSHKSKIVEFLQGFDEITAMTGDGVNDAPALKKAEIGIAMGSGTAVAKSASEMVLADDNFSSIVSAVEEGRAIYNNMKQFIRYLISSNVGEVVCIFLTAALGLPEALIPVQLLWVNLVTDGLPATALGFNPPDLDIMGKAPRSPKEPLISGWLFFRYLAIGGYVGAATVAAAAWWFLYCEEGPLVSFNQLSHFMQCSDDNEDFAGIHCHVFEASPPMTMALSVLVTIEMCNALNSLSENQSLMRMPPWSNLWLVAAMTLSMSLHFMIIYVDPLPMIFKLTHLTVEQWIVVLKLSFPVILIDEVLKFVARTYLEGKV, encoded by the exons ATGGAGAACGCGCACACCAAAGAGCCAGAGGAGGTCCTGGCCAACTTCGGCGTCACCGAAGACAAGGGCCTGTCGCCTGAGCAGTTCAAGAAGAACCTGGACAAGTATGGCTACAACG AGCTGCCAGCGGAGGAGG GTAAGAGTATCTGGGAGTTGGTAGTCGAACAGTTTGAGGACCTCCTGGTCCGAATCTTACTGCTGGCCGCCTGCATCTCTTTT GTACTGGCTTGGTTCGAGGAAGGTGAGGAAACAGTCACAGCCTTTGTTGAGCCTTTtgtcatcctcctcatcctcattgCCAACGCCGTCGTTGGCGTGTGGCAG GAGCGCAACGCAGAGAGCGCCATTGAGGCTCTGAAGGAATATGAGCCTGAGATGGGTAAAGTTTACCGGGCGGACAGGAAGAGTGTGCAGAGAATCAAGGCCAGGGAGATCGTTCCTGGTGACGTAGTGGAGGTCTCTG TTGGTGACAAAGTACCAGCAGACATCAGGATTATCTCCATCAAATCCACAACTCTCCGTGTGGACCAGTCCATCCTCACTG GTGAGTCGGTGAGTGTGATCAAGCACACCGATGCCGTCCCGGACCCCCGAGCCGTCAACCAGGACAAAAAGAACATGTTGTTCTCT GGCACCAACATCGCTGCTGGAAAAGCCACTGGTATCGCTGTGGCAACTGGTGTCTCCACTGAGATTGGGAAGATCCGTGACCAGATGGCTGCCACTGAGCAGGAGAAGACCCCTCTGCAACAGAAACTGGACGAGTTTGGGGAGCAGCTCTCCAAG GTCATTTCCCTGATCTGTGTGGCTGTGTGGATCATCAATATTGGCCATTTTAATGACCCAGTCCATGGTGGCTCCTGGTTCCGTGGTGCAATCTACTATTTCAAGATTGCTGTGGCTTTAGCTGTGGCTGCCATCCCTGAAG GTCTACCTGCCGTCATCACCACCTGTCTGGCTCTGGGAACACGCCGCATGGCCAAGAAGAATGCCATCGTCAGAAGCCTGCCTTCTGTGGAGACCCTGGGGTGCACCTCAGTCATCTGCTCTGACAAAACCGGTACCCTCACCACCAACCAGATGTGTGTGACCAAA ATGTTCATTATTGATAAAGTGGATGATGACAATGTCACTCTTGGTCAATTTGACATCTCTGGCTCAAAGTACACCCCTGAGGGAGAAGT TACAAGAAGGGGCATGAGTGTAAAATGTGGCCAGTATGATGGACTGGTTGAGTTGGCAACCATCTGTGCTCTTTGCAATGACTCCTCACTGGACTACAACGAG TCAAAGGGAATTTATGAGAAAGTGGGTGAGGCCACTGAAACAGCTCTGAGCTGCTTGGTGGAGAAGATGAACGTGTTCAACACTGAAGTGCGTAGCCTGTCCAAGGTGGAACGAGCCAATGCTTGCTGCAGT GTGATTAAGCAACTAATGAAGAAAGAGTTCACACTGGAGTTCTCCAGAGATAGGAAGTCCATGTCAGTTTACTGTTCTCCAGCAAAGTCTGGAAAAGCCCCAGTAGGAAACAAGATGTTTGTCAAA GGTGCCCCAGAAGGTGTGATTGAACGTTGTTCATACGTTCGCGTGGGCACTACTCGTCTTCCCTTGACTGGGCCGGTCAAAGAGCACATCATGGCAGTAATCAAGGAGTGGGGCACCGGGCGCGACACCCTCCGTTGTTTGGCACTGGCCACCTGTGACTCTCCTCTAAGGAAGGAGGAGATGAACCTGGAGGACTCCACTAGGTTTGCAGAGTATGAG ACTAACTTGACCTTTGTGGGCTGTGTTGGTATGCTTGACCCTCCGCGTAAGGAAGTCATGAGCTCCATCGAGCTGTGCAGAGCTGCGGGCATTCGGGTCATTATGATCACCG GTGACAACAAGGGCACGGCAGTGGCAATCTGTCGCCGCATCGGCATCTTCTCTGAGGATGAGGACGTCACCAGCAAGGCCTTCACCGGTCGTGAGTTTGATGACCTGTCTTCTTATGACCAGAAGAACGCAGTCCGTAAGGCTTGTTGCTTTGCCAGGGTGGAACCGTCCCACAAATCGAAAATTGTTGAGTTCCTCCAAGGCTTTGATGAGATCACTGCCATG ACCGGTGACGGAGTGAATGATGCCCCTGCCTTGAAGAAGGCGGAGATTGGCATCGCCATGGGCTCTGGCACTGCCGTTGCCAAGTCTGCCTCTGAGATGGTCCTGGCTGATGACAACTTTTCTTCTATCGTATCCGCTGTCGAGGAGGGCAGAGCTATTTACAACAACATGAAGCAGTTCATCCGCTACCTCATCTCGTCCAACGTAGGCGAGGTTGTCTG TATCTTTCTGACTGCAGCCTTGGGCCTACCTGAGGCGCTGATTCCAGTTCAGCTGCTTTGGGTCAACCTTGTGACTGACGGGCTTCCTGCCACCGCTTTGGGCTTTAACCCTCCAGACCTGGATATCATGGGGAAAGCCCCTCGATCGCCCAAAGAGCCCTTGATCTCTGGTTGGCTCTTCTTCAGATATCTAGCCATCGGAG GTTATGTTGGTGCTGCAACTGTCGCAGCAGCTGCCTGGTGGTTCCTGTATTGTGAGGAGGGCCCGTTAGTCTCCTTCAATCAGCTG TCACACTTCATGCAATGCAGTGACGACAATGAGGACTTCGCTGGGATCCACTGTCATGTGTTTGAGGCTTCTCCTCCAATGACTATGGCTCTGTCCGTGCTGGTCACAATTGAGATGTGCAACGCTCTAAACAG CTTGTCTGAGAACCAGTCCCTGATGCGCATGCCCCCTTGGAGCAACCTCTGGCTGGTAGCTGCCATGACCCTCTCCATGTCCCTTCACTTCATGATCATCTATGTGGACCCCCTGCCC ATGATCTTCAAGCTCACTCACTTGACTGTGGAGCAGTGGATTGTGGTATTGAAGCTTTCCTTCCCAGTGATTCTAATTGATGAGGTCCTCAAGTTTGTGGCTCGCACATATCTGGAGG GTAAAGTCTAA
- the atp2a1 gene encoding sarcoplasmic/endoplasmic reticulum calcium ATPase 1 isoform X2 produces MENAHTKEPEEVLANFGVTEDKGLSPEQFKKNLDKYGYNELPAEEGKSIWELVVEQFEDLLVRILLLAACISFVLAWFEEGEETVTAFVEPFVILLILIANAVVGVWQERNAESAIEALKEYEPEMGKVYRADRKSVQRIKAREIVPGDVVEVSVGDKVPADIRIISIKSTTLRVDQSILTGESVSVIKHTDAVPDPRAVNQDKKNMLFSGTNIAAGKATGIAVATGVSTEIGKIRDQMAATEQEKTPLQQKLDEFGEQLSKVISLICVAVWIINIGHFNDPVHGGSWFRGAIYYFKIAVALAVAAIPEGLPAVITTCLALGTRRMAKKNAIVRSLPSVETLGCTSVICSDKTGTLTTNQMCVTKMFIIDKVDDDNVTLGQFDISGSKYTPEGEVTRRGMSVKCGQYDGLVELATICALCNDSSLDYNESKGIYEKVGEATETALSCLVEKMNVFNTEVRSLSKVERANACCSVIKQLMKKEFTLEFSRDRKSMSVYCSPAKSGKAPVGNKMFVKGAPEGVIERCSYVRVGTTRLPLTGPVKEHIMAVIKEWGTGRDTLRCLALATCDSPLRKEEMNLEDSTRFAEYETNLTFVGCVGMLDPPRKEVMSSIELCRAAGIRVIMITGDNKGTAVAICRRIGIFSEDEDVTSKAFTGREFDDLSSYDQKNAVRKACCFARVEPSHKSKIVEFLQGFDEITAMTGDGVNDAPALKKAEIGIAMGSGTAVAKSASEMVLADDNFSSIVSAVEEGRAIYNNMKQFIRYLISSNVGEVVCIFLTAALGLPEALIPVQLLWVNLVTDGLPATALGFNPPDLDIMGKAPRSPKEPLISGWLFFRYLAIGGYVGAATVAAAAWWFLYCEEGPLVSFNQLSHFMQCSDDNEDFAGIHCHVFEASPPMTMALSVLVTIEMCNALNSLSENQSLMRMPPWSNLWLVAAMTLSMSLHFMIIYVDPLPMIFKLTHLTVEQWIVVLKLSFPVILIDEVLKFVARTYLEV; encoded by the exons ATGGAGAACGCGCACACCAAAGAGCCAGAGGAGGTCCTGGCCAACTTCGGCGTCACCGAAGACAAGGGCCTGTCGCCTGAGCAGTTCAAGAAGAACCTGGACAAGTATGGCTACAACG AGCTGCCAGCGGAGGAGG GTAAGAGTATCTGGGAGTTGGTAGTCGAACAGTTTGAGGACCTCCTGGTCCGAATCTTACTGCTGGCCGCCTGCATCTCTTTT GTACTGGCTTGGTTCGAGGAAGGTGAGGAAACAGTCACAGCCTTTGTTGAGCCTTTtgtcatcctcctcatcctcattgCCAACGCCGTCGTTGGCGTGTGGCAG GAGCGCAACGCAGAGAGCGCCATTGAGGCTCTGAAGGAATATGAGCCTGAGATGGGTAAAGTTTACCGGGCGGACAGGAAGAGTGTGCAGAGAATCAAGGCCAGGGAGATCGTTCCTGGTGACGTAGTGGAGGTCTCTG TTGGTGACAAAGTACCAGCAGACATCAGGATTATCTCCATCAAATCCACAACTCTCCGTGTGGACCAGTCCATCCTCACTG GTGAGTCGGTGAGTGTGATCAAGCACACCGATGCCGTCCCGGACCCCCGAGCCGTCAACCAGGACAAAAAGAACATGTTGTTCTCT GGCACCAACATCGCTGCTGGAAAAGCCACTGGTATCGCTGTGGCAACTGGTGTCTCCACTGAGATTGGGAAGATCCGTGACCAGATGGCTGCCACTGAGCAGGAGAAGACCCCTCTGCAACAGAAACTGGACGAGTTTGGGGAGCAGCTCTCCAAG GTCATTTCCCTGATCTGTGTGGCTGTGTGGATCATCAATATTGGCCATTTTAATGACCCAGTCCATGGTGGCTCCTGGTTCCGTGGTGCAATCTACTATTTCAAGATTGCTGTGGCTTTAGCTGTGGCTGCCATCCCTGAAG GTCTACCTGCCGTCATCACCACCTGTCTGGCTCTGGGAACACGCCGCATGGCCAAGAAGAATGCCATCGTCAGAAGCCTGCCTTCTGTGGAGACCCTGGGGTGCACCTCAGTCATCTGCTCTGACAAAACCGGTACCCTCACCACCAACCAGATGTGTGTGACCAAA ATGTTCATTATTGATAAAGTGGATGATGACAATGTCACTCTTGGTCAATTTGACATCTCTGGCTCAAAGTACACCCCTGAGGGAGAAGT TACAAGAAGGGGCATGAGTGTAAAATGTGGCCAGTATGATGGACTGGTTGAGTTGGCAACCATCTGTGCTCTTTGCAATGACTCCTCACTGGACTACAACGAG TCAAAGGGAATTTATGAGAAAGTGGGTGAGGCCACTGAAACAGCTCTGAGCTGCTTGGTGGAGAAGATGAACGTGTTCAACACTGAAGTGCGTAGCCTGTCCAAGGTGGAACGAGCCAATGCTTGCTGCAGT GTGATTAAGCAACTAATGAAGAAAGAGTTCACACTGGAGTTCTCCAGAGATAGGAAGTCCATGTCAGTTTACTGTTCTCCAGCAAAGTCTGGAAAAGCCCCAGTAGGAAACAAGATGTTTGTCAAA GGTGCCCCAGAAGGTGTGATTGAACGTTGTTCATACGTTCGCGTGGGCACTACTCGTCTTCCCTTGACTGGGCCGGTCAAAGAGCACATCATGGCAGTAATCAAGGAGTGGGGCACCGGGCGCGACACCCTCCGTTGTTTGGCACTGGCCACCTGTGACTCTCCTCTAAGGAAGGAGGAGATGAACCTGGAGGACTCCACTAGGTTTGCAGAGTATGAG ACTAACTTGACCTTTGTGGGCTGTGTTGGTATGCTTGACCCTCCGCGTAAGGAAGTCATGAGCTCCATCGAGCTGTGCAGAGCTGCGGGCATTCGGGTCATTATGATCACCG GTGACAACAAGGGCACGGCAGTGGCAATCTGTCGCCGCATCGGCATCTTCTCTGAGGATGAGGACGTCACCAGCAAGGCCTTCACCGGTCGTGAGTTTGATGACCTGTCTTCTTATGACCAGAAGAACGCAGTCCGTAAGGCTTGTTGCTTTGCCAGGGTGGAACCGTCCCACAAATCGAAAATTGTTGAGTTCCTCCAAGGCTTTGATGAGATCACTGCCATG ACCGGTGACGGAGTGAATGATGCCCCTGCCTTGAAGAAGGCGGAGATTGGCATCGCCATGGGCTCTGGCACTGCCGTTGCCAAGTCTGCCTCTGAGATGGTCCTGGCTGATGACAACTTTTCTTCTATCGTATCCGCTGTCGAGGAGGGCAGAGCTATTTACAACAACATGAAGCAGTTCATCCGCTACCTCATCTCGTCCAACGTAGGCGAGGTTGTCTG TATCTTTCTGACTGCAGCCTTGGGCCTACCTGAGGCGCTGATTCCAGTTCAGCTGCTTTGGGTCAACCTTGTGACTGACGGGCTTCCTGCCACCGCTTTGGGCTTTAACCCTCCAGACCTGGATATCATGGGGAAAGCCCCTCGATCGCCCAAAGAGCCCTTGATCTCTGGTTGGCTCTTCTTCAGATATCTAGCCATCGGAG GTTATGTTGGTGCTGCAACTGTCGCAGCAGCTGCCTGGTGGTTCCTGTATTGTGAGGAGGGCCCGTTAGTCTCCTTCAATCAGCTG TCACACTTCATGCAATGCAGTGACGACAATGAGGACTTCGCTGGGATCCACTGTCATGTGTTTGAGGCTTCTCCTCCAATGACTATGGCTCTGTCCGTGCTGGTCACAATTGAGATGTGCAACGCTCTAAACAG CTTGTCTGAGAACCAGTCCCTGATGCGCATGCCCCCTTGGAGCAACCTCTGGCTGGTAGCTGCCATGACCCTCTCCATGTCCCTTCACTTCATGATCATCTATGTGGACCCCCTGCCC ATGATCTTCAAGCTCACTCACTTGACTGTGGAGCAGTGGATTGTGGTATTGAAGCTTTCCTTCCCAGTGATTCTAATTGATGAGGTCCTCAAGTTTGTGGCTCGCACATATCTGGAGG TCTAA